From the genome of Candidatus Electrothrix communis, one region includes:
- a CDS encoding sulfite exporter TauE/SafE family protein, translated as MYFPTADIEVQPWLPPLIAFCISFFTSMSGVSGAFLLLPFQVSYLGFDTPSVSATNHLFNITAIPGGVYRYIRDGRMAWPLTWAVILGTLPGVLAGTVIRTRFLLDPTFFKRFIGIVLLYIGVKLLSTAQNKKKKQEGQQSPAPCSGDSISQSWINYKTLGFTFRGENYQAPTRKIMLLSLVVGLIGGIYGIGGGALMAPFFISLFGLPIYTVAGAALMGTFVTSLAGVVSFQILSLFFPETAVAPDWGLGILFGVGGCVGMYCGAKMQRYVPARLIQTVLACSILFVALRYLSIV; from the coding sequence GTGTACTTCCCAACAGCAGACATAGAGGTCCAGCCCTGGCTGCCCCCCCTGATTGCCTTTTGCATCTCCTTTTTCACCTCAATGAGCGGAGTTTCCGGCGCTTTTCTCCTCCTGCCTTTTCAAGTCAGCTACCTGGGTTTTGATACGCCATCTGTCAGTGCAACCAACCACCTTTTTAACATAACAGCCATTCCAGGCGGGGTGTACCGTTATATCCGGGACGGGCGTATGGCGTGGCCGCTCACCTGGGCGGTCATTCTCGGCACCCTGCCCGGTGTGCTGGCAGGCACGGTTATTCGCACTCGTTTCCTGCTTGACCCTACTTTCTTTAAACGCTTTATCGGTATCGTCCTCCTCTATATAGGTGTGAAGCTTCTGAGTACGGCTCAAAATAAGAAGAAAAAGCAGGAAGGACAGCAGTCCCCCGCTCCCTGCTCGGGTGATAGCATCAGTCAATCGTGGATCAATTACAAAACCTTGGGTTTCACCTTTAGAGGGGAGAACTATCAGGCCCCAACCCGAAAAATCATGCTTCTGAGTCTGGTTGTCGGTCTTATCGGTGGTATTTATGGAATCGGCGGGGGAGCTCTTATGGCTCCTTTTTTTATCTCTCTTTTTGGTCTCCCTATATATACAGTAGCGGGAGCGGCCCTTATGGGCACCTTTGTTACCTCACTCGCAGGCGTAGTTTCTTTTCAAATCCTCTCCCTGTTCTTTCCAGAGACAGCTGTTGCTCCGGACTGGGGGCTCGGTATACTTTTCGGTGTTGGCGGTTGTGTTGGTATGTACTGCGGAGCCAAAATGCAAAGATACGTCCCTGCTCGTTTGATTCAAACAGTTCTTGCCTGTTCGATTCTTTTTGTCGCCCTGCGCTATCTCTCCATTGTTTAG
- a CDS encoding N-acetylmuramoyl-L-alanine amidase — MSPNIKIRHLPTDQFEDRPKGIEIDTLIIHSMHNPEEKDGFSALSCKKCLDKHGVSAHYLIDLSGTVWQLISEGKKAWHAGISRMPEDGREGVNAFSIGIELIGSEDTDFTEAQYQALALLTKDILSRHPLQYIYGHCDVAPGRKTDPWGLDWPRYRKDTLRSRPVINLQFSPLATVAPANGKNCS, encoded by the coding sequence ATGTCTCCCAATATAAAAATTCGACATCTGCCGACTGACCAGTTTGAAGATCGCCCAAAAGGTATAGAAATTGATACCCTGATCATCCATTCAATGCATAATCCAGAAGAGAAAGACGGCTTTTCCGCTTTGTCCTGCAAAAAATGTCTGGACAAGCACGGCGTTTCAGCGCATTATTTAATCGACCTGAGCGGCACCGTGTGGCAATTGATCTCGGAGGGTAAAAAGGCTTGGCATGCCGGTATCAGCAGGATGCCAGAGGACGGTCGTGAAGGAGTGAACGCCTTTAGTATTGGCATTGAACTTATAGGCAGCGAGGATACTGACTTCACAGAGGCCCAGTATCAGGCCTTGGCCCTGCTGACCAAGGATATTCTCTCACGGCACCCCCTTCAATATATATATGGTCATTGTGATGTTGCACCGGGCCGAAAAACCGACCCTTGGGGCCTGGACTGGCCTCGGTATCGGAAAGACACTCTGCGTTCCCGTCCTGTTATAAACCTGCAATTTTCACCGCTCGCAACAGTAGCGCCTGCCAACGGTAAAAATTGCTCATAA
- a CDS encoding DUF1456 family protein produces the protein MTNNDILRRIRYTFALNDSRIIALFGSGGQQVTRAQISDWLKKDDDPAFQACNDKQMATFLNGFINFKRGKKEGPQPTPEKRLTNNIIFLKLKIALNLKAEDILGIMELADFPIGKAELSAFFRNPGHNHYRACKDQILRNFLKGMQLKYRPQG, from the coding sequence ATGACAAATAACGATATTTTACGCCGTATCCGCTACACCTTCGCTCTTAATGATTCGAGAATAATTGCCCTGTTTGGCTCAGGGGGTCAGCAGGTAACCCGTGCGCAGATCAGTGATTGGTTAAAAAAGGATGATGACCCAGCGTTTCAGGCATGCAATGACAAGCAGATGGCGACCTTCCTCAATGGTTTTATCAATTTTAAACGGGGGAAAAAAGAAGGTCCGCAACCTACGCCGGAAAAACGTTTAACCAATAATATTATTTTTCTCAAATTAAAAATTGCCTTAAATCTTAAAGCGGAAGATATATTGGGGATTATGGAGCTGGCGGATTTTCCCATAGGGAAAGCTGAATTAAGTGCTTTTTTTCGCAATCCAGGCCATAATCATTACCGTGCTTGCAAGGATCAAATATTACGCAACTTCCTCAAGGGTATGCAGCTTAAATATCGCCCTCAAGGGTAG
- a CDS encoding CHASE2 domain-containing protein: MNISPEFGDQLSSSPVSAKIKKWAESLLPFIIALVPTSIITVLSVSSPLILNGINLKIYDYYLLLSSAPASTDAPLIVNIDEKSLEEYGQWPWPRFLIAELLEKIRRDEPLAVGVDIMFPEPDRTSLAKIYKNIERHFDVNITEAQKIPEHLRDNDFLLADILRRGNFVASLYFTFGEQTSGQSCTVHPLNITTQYIGKATEEPGFLLQADGVICNLPIFGNAVNRNGFINVEADSDGILRRVPLLVKYQGKFYPHLSLATLIAALHPKTLLFKISQYGPSGLILDDRFIPLDQKGNLAVNLRAPTSSSTRAFEYVSAADLLNGKVPEKKFTNKIVFLGTSAVGLNDIHHMPGDYVFPGVEFHAHVVDNILGKTFLRSPQWATGAELVIIIMTGFVVAFLFFRFGVRVALLTFIISGIGLFHGSKLLFSSSGVFLSPLYPFLVLLLNFSLIYPIKLYSSERRRRKKKEEIALMQEAILEIITALTEARDQETGGHIRRTQGYIQIMAVELRKTEKYKKILTPEEIEVICKVAPLHDVGKIGVPDNILLKPGKLSAKEFEEIKKHTSYGKKIIEAALHRVGSNYFLEKALEIVYTHQEKWNGSGYPQGLSGEEIPLAGRIMAVADVYDALTSTRPYKIPVEHEEAVAIMDADSGTHFDPELIEVFLKVHERFRKISLQYAESAESAESTRAAQGVKTLGNPKMGTP; this comes from the coding sequence ATGAACATCTCACCGGAATTCGGCGATCAATTATCGTCCTCCCCGGTTTCAGCCAAGATCAAAAAATGGGCCGAGTCACTGTTACCGTTCATCATCGCTCTCGTGCCGACTTCAATCATTACCGTTCTGAGTGTATCCTCTCCGCTCATCCTCAACGGAATAAACCTGAAGATTTACGATTATTATCTCTTATTGAGTAGTGCACCGGCAAGCACTGACGCCCCATTGATAGTCAATATTGATGAAAAATCTCTGGAAGAGTATGGGCAATGGCCTTGGCCCAGATTTCTTATTGCTGAATTGCTGGAAAAAATTCGACGAGATGAGCCACTTGCCGTGGGCGTGGATATCATGTTTCCTGAACCCGACAGAACATCACTCGCCAAAATTTATAAAAATATTGAAAGACATTTTGATGTTAACATCACCGAAGCCCAAAAAATTCCCGAGCATCTCCGGGATAATGATTTTCTTCTTGCCGATATTCTCAGAAGGGGAAACTTTGTTGCCAGCCTCTACTTCACCTTTGGCGAACAAACATCTGGCCAGAGCTGCACTGTTCACCCCCTAAATATCACCACGCAATACATCGGAAAGGCCACAGAGGAGCCTGGATTTCTTTTGCAAGCAGACGGGGTTATCTGCAATCTCCCCATCTTCGGGAACGCAGTCAACAGGAATGGTTTTATCAACGTGGAAGCCGATTCAGATGGCATTTTACGCAGGGTTCCTCTCTTGGTAAAGTATCAAGGAAAGTTCTACCCCCACCTTTCCCTTGCGACCCTGATCGCCGCTTTACATCCTAAAACATTGTTGTTCAAAATCTCTCAGTACGGGCCTTCAGGGCTTATCCTGGATGATCGTTTTATTCCGCTTGATCAAAAAGGCAACCTTGCCGTCAACCTTAGAGCCCCCACCAGTTCTTCTACCCGAGCTTTTGAATATGTCTCGGCGGCCGATCTGCTGAACGGAAAGGTCCCTGAAAAAAAATTCACAAATAAAATTGTCTTCCTGGGAACATCAGCCGTCGGGCTGAACGATATTCATCATATGCCAGGCGATTATGTATTTCCCGGTGTTGAATTTCATGCCCATGTTGTGGATAATATCCTCGGTAAAACCTTTCTCCGCAGTCCCCAATGGGCTACAGGTGCGGAACTGGTCATTATCATAATGACAGGATTCGTTGTCGCCTTTCTTTTTTTTCGATTCGGCGTGCGGGTAGCCCTGCTGACATTCATCATCAGCGGGATAGGTCTCTTTCATGGCAGCAAGCTTCTCTTTTCCTCCAGCGGCGTTTTTCTTTCACCGCTTTATCCGTTTCTCGTCCTCCTCCTTAATTTTTCATTGATCTATCCAATCAAACTGTATAGCTCAGAACGGAGACGACGAAAAAAAAAGGAAGAAATCGCCTTGATGCAGGAGGCTATCCTGGAAATTATAACAGCCCTGACAGAAGCTCGGGACCAGGAAACAGGCGGACATATTAGAAGAACCCAGGGCTATATTCAAATTATGGCTGTAGAGCTCCGGAAAACCGAAAAATATAAAAAGATACTCACCCCTGAAGAAATCGAAGTCATTTGCAAAGTTGCTCCACTCCATGATGTCGGCAAGATAGGGGTTCCGGACAATATTCTGCTCAAGCCGGGTAAGCTCAGCGCCAAGGAGTTTGAGGAAATCAAAAAGCATACTTCTTACGGTAAAAAAATTATCGAGGCGGCATTACATAGGGTCGGCAGTAACTACTTTTTGGAAAAAGCCTTAGAAATCGTTTATACTCATCAAGAAAAATGGAATGGGAGCGGGTATCCTCAGGGTCTTTCCGGTGAAGAAATCCCTCTTGCCGGACGCATTATGGCTGTCGCAGATGTCTATGATGCATTAACCTCAACACGACCGTATAAAATTCCGGTCGAGCACGAAGAGGCTGTCGCCATCATGGATGCTGATAGTGGAACGCATTTTGATCCAGAGCTCATTGAAGTTTTCTTGAAAGTTCATGAACGCTTTCGTAAGATATCTCTACAATATGCGGAATCTGCGGAATCTGCGGAATCGACTCGTGCAGCACAAGGCGTAAAGACACTCGGTAACCCGAAAATGGGTACCCCTTAA
- a CDS encoding OmpA family protein has product MHKIFRLLPAFFIAALLFGCAEQRIELVHSPTEEKDLFVLLPDQDGKVGEITISNKAGTTTLSKANESVQVTNNHIPVRTKVLPAPYIQGNFNDTLRAIPGTADQYILFFSSGTIKLTKESQKQLPFILKKIEERLPCEISIIGHSDTKAGSEYNLALSLRRAIHVKNQLLSIGAPRKLLEVSSHGENDPMIPTGDNVAEPKNRRVEIFIR; this is encoded by the coding sequence ATGCATAAAATTTTTCGCCTCCTGCCCGCCTTCTTTATCGCAGCCCTTTTATTCGGCTGTGCTGAACAAAGGATTGAGTTGGTGCATTCACCTACGGAAGAAAAGGATCTGTTCGTCCTACTTCCTGACCAGGATGGCAAGGTGGGAGAAATCACCATCTCAAATAAAGCAGGAACAACCACCCTGTCCAAGGCCAACGAGTCCGTTCAAGTGACAAATAACCATATACCTGTACGAACTAAGGTTCTTCCTGCCCCGTATATTCAGGGAAATTTCAACGACACCTTACGGGCTATCCCTGGTACAGCGGACCAATATATTCTCTTTTTCTCTTCTGGAACAATAAAGCTGACCAAGGAGTCCCAAAAACAACTCCCCTTCATACTGAAAAAAATAGAAGAACGACTTCCCTGTGAAATCTCCATCATCGGTCACTCAGATACTAAGGCGGGCAGCGAATACAATCTCGCTCTTTCCCTGAGAAGAGCCATCCATGTGAAAAATCAACTCCTTTCTATCGGTGCGCCCCGAAAACTGCTTGAGGTCTCCTCCCACGGTGAAAACGATCCTATGATCCCCACAGGAGACAATGTTGCAGAACCGAAAAATAGAAGAGTGGAAATTTTTATCCGATAA
- a CDS encoding class I SAM-dependent DNA methyltransferase, with protein MITGELKSKVDSIWDTMWSGGISNPLTVIEQLTYLLFIKRLDELHTLAENKANRLGKPIEQPIFSEKQDHLRWSRFKEEASEQMFLTVKDEVFPFIKALGNSDKEQESSKENTKEEATTPLLQVAEGAVAYKHKENKGKADKKKKQQDSTYSHHMKDALFMIPAPKVLTNVVDQLSSIEMADKDTKGDLYEYMLGKIASAGQNGQFRTPRHIIGLMVDMTAPTPNDVICDPACGTAGFLIAASEFLQEHHSAEIYKNEESRYRFNQGTFHGYDFDATMLRIGSMNMLLHGVENPDIRYRDSLAQADQLDEEKYSLLLANPPFAGSLDYESTAKDLQRIVKTKKTELLFLALFLRLLRTGGRAAVIVPDGVLFGSSKAHKALRKILVEEQKLDAIISMPSGVFKPYAGVSTAILFFTKTNSGGTDQVWFYDMQSDGFSLDDKRSPQAEKSDLPDILARWQDLQAGGKDEAERKRIEQSFLVPKEEIAGNDYDLSINRYKEVVYEAVEYDPPGVILGRLAALEGEIVAGREELEGLLGEKATQCVANSSGTL; from the coding sequence ATGATCACCGGAGAACTTAAATCCAAGGTCGACAGCATCTGGGACACCATGTGGTCCGGCGGCATATCCAACCCGCTCACGGTTATTGAGCAGCTGACCTACCTGCTCTTTATCAAACGGCTGGATGAGCTGCACACCCTAGCTGAGAACAAGGCCAACCGTCTGGGTAAGCCTATTGAACAACCGATCTTCAGCGAGAAACAGGATCACCTGCGCTGGTCCCGCTTTAAGGAAGAGGCCTCGGAGCAGATGTTCCTTACGGTCAAGGATGAGGTTTTTCCTTTTATCAAGGCGCTGGGAAACAGCGATAAGGAGCAGGAAAGCTCAAAAGAAAACACAAAGGAAGAAGCAACAACGCCTCTCTTGCAGGTTGCCGAAGGAGCTGTTGCGTATAAACACAAGGAAAACAAGGGCAAGGCGGATAAGAAAAAGAAGCAACAAGACTCCACCTATTCCCACCACATGAAAGATGCCCTGTTCATGATCCCTGCCCCCAAAGTGCTGACCAATGTGGTGGATCAGCTGAGCAGCATCGAGATGGCGGACAAGGACACCAAGGGCGATCTCTACGAGTACATGTTGGGCAAGATCGCCTCGGCAGGCCAGAACGGCCAGTTCCGGACTCCGCGCCATATCATCGGCCTGATGGTGGACATGACCGCACCCACGCCCAATGACGTGATCTGCGACCCGGCCTGCGGTACGGCAGGCTTCCTGATTGCGGCCTCGGAATTTCTTCAGGAGCACCACAGCGCAGAGATCTATAAAAATGAGGAAAGCCGTTACCGCTTTAACCAGGGCACCTTTCACGGCTATGATTTCGATGCCACCATGCTCCGCATCGGCAGCATGAACATGCTCCTGCACGGGGTGGAAAACCCGGATATCCGCTACCGGGATTCGTTGGCCCAGGCTGATCAGCTGGACGAGGAAAAATACTCCCTGCTCCTGGCCAATCCGCCCTTTGCGGGCAGCCTTGACTACGAGTCTACGGCCAAGGATTTGCAGCGGATCGTCAAGACCAAGAAGACCGAATTGCTTTTTCTTGCCCTCTTTCTCCGCCTGCTGCGAACCGGGGGGCGAGCTGCCGTCATTGTCCCGGACGGGGTTCTGTTTGGGTCGAGCAAGGCCCATAAGGCGTTGCGCAAGATCTTGGTTGAGGAACAGAAACTGGACGCGATTATCTCTATGCCCTCGGGAGTTTTCAAGCCCTATGCCGGGGTTTCCACGGCCATCCTCTTTTTCACCAAGACCAACTCCGGGGGCACGGATCAGGTTTGGTTTTACGACATGCAGTCGGATGGGTTCTCCCTGGATGATAAACGAAGCCCACAGGCGGAGAAGAGTGATTTACCGGATATACTCGCTCGCTGGCAAGACTTGCAGGCAGGGGGGAAGGATGAGGCAGAGCGCAAGCGCATTGAGCAGAGCTTTCTGGTGCCCAAGGAGGAAATTGCCGGTAATGACTATGATCTTTCCATCAACCGCTATAAAGAGGTCGTCTATGAGGCCGTGGAATATGATCCGCCAGGGGTTATTCTGGGGCGGTTGGCTGCGCTGGAGGGGGAGATTGTGGCTGGACGTGAGGAGTTGGAGGGGTTGTTAGGGGAAAAGGCTACGCAGTGCGTAGCGAATTCATCTGGGACATTATAG
- a CDS encoding restriction endonuclease subunit S yields the protein MIKNIPEGWKSVAIGDLVKVLGGFAFKSADFANSGAPVIRISNLNVTSINLSNCARIPKENLGKGVRFKIKPGDTLIAMSGATTGKLGFVPDDLPEDCYLNQRVGAFRIPTDSPLHSEYFRRLLGTKFYQAHVKKLAGGAAQPNISAKQLESAIIPLPPLSEQKRIAKILDTTDTLRTKRREALAQLDSLLQSTFLDMFGDPVANPMGWKIRCLADIVERLDGGKNVAQSETKTDYRVLKVSAVTYGVYRPEESKYLPADFNVPESYIVKSGDLLISRANTTELIGATAYVWETPKNIALPDKIWKFIWKNDAQIEPLFIYHLSQNIEFRRILASRASGTSGSMKNIAKPKLLSLPILLPPLPLQTKFAAIVKSIEQQKSRMKIHLTELDTLFASLQQRAFNGDL from the coding sequence ATGATAAAAAATATACCTGAAGGATGGAAATCCGTTGCCATTGGTGATCTTGTAAAAGTGCTGGGGGGATTTGCATTCAAGTCCGCAGATTTTGCAAATTCAGGAGCACCAGTAATCAGGATTTCAAATTTAAACGTAACCTCAATCAACTTATCAAATTGTGCTCGTATTCCAAAAGAGAACCTTGGTAAAGGAGTCCGCTTCAAGATCAAGCCTGGAGATACCTTGATCGCAATGTCGGGAGCAACGACAGGTAAACTGGGATTCGTTCCTGATGACTTGCCAGAAGACTGTTATTTAAATCAACGAGTAGGAGCATTCAGGATACCTACAGATTCTCCTCTCCATAGCGAATACTTTAGGCGACTATTGGGCACAAAATTCTATCAGGCACACGTCAAAAAATTGGCAGGAGGTGCTGCTCAACCCAATATAAGCGCAAAACAGTTGGAATCCGCAATCATACCCCTTCCGCCCCTGTCTGAGCAAAAACGAATCGCAAAAATCCTAGATACAACTGACACCCTGCGGACCAAACGCCGAGAAGCCCTCGCCCAGCTCGACAGCCTCCTGCAATCCACCTTCCTGGATATGTTCGGTGATCCGGTCGCCAATCCGATGGGGTGGAAAATTAGGTGCTTGGCAGATATTGTCGAGCGTCTCGATGGTGGCAAAAACGTTGCACAATCTGAAACGAAAACTGACTATCGCGTCCTCAAGGTCAGTGCAGTGACATACGGAGTATATCGACCCGAAGAAAGCAAATACCTTCCCGCTGATTTCAACGTTCCAGAATCCTACATCGTTAAGAGTGGCGATTTGTTGATCAGTCGAGCAAATACCACCGAGCTGATAGGGGCGACGGCTTATGTCTGGGAAACACCGAAAAACATCGCACTTCCCGATAAAATCTGGAAGTTCATTTGGAAGAATGATGCCCAAATTGAACCGTTATTTATTTATCACCTGTCTCAAAATATCGAGTTCCGCCGCATCCTTGCTAGCCGTGCCTCGGGAACTAGCGGTTCCATGAAGAATATCGCGAAACCAAAGCTTCTTAGTTTGCCGATTCTTCTCCCACCCCTACCCCTCCAAACTAAATTCGCCGCCATAGTAAAATCCATAGAACAACAAAAGTCCCGGATGAAAATCCATCTCACCGAGCTGGATACCCTGTTCGCCTCGCTCCAACAACGAGCCTTCAACGGAGACCTCTAA
- a CDS encoding FecR family protein, with the protein MLRKKITLSLLAVLLLAPPAAFAQEFVGGLRKVTGSGTIIRGGQQIIAKDGIRIKMGDKLITGANGALGVIFTDNTRISLGSESEININQYVFQPDQGSFSFLTELVQGTASYISGAIGKLSPKSVKFKTPTAVVGVRGTSFLVKTAPKK; encoded by the coding sequence ATGTTGAGAAAAAAAATTACGCTATCACTTCTTGCTGTTTTACTGCTCGCACCACCGGCAGCCTTTGCTCAGGAGTTTGTCGGCGGATTAAGAAAGGTAACCGGATCCGGGACCATTATCCGGGGCGGCCAGCAGATCATAGCAAAAGATGGCATCCGGATCAAAATGGGCGATAAACTCATCACCGGGGCAAATGGAGCTTTGGGCGTTATCTTTACGGATAACACCAGAATATCTCTCGGATCAGAGAGCGAGATCAATATCAATCAGTATGTCTTTCAACCGGACCAAGGCTCTTTTTCATTTCTGACAGAGCTGGTTCAGGGAACCGCCTCTTATATCTCTGGAGCTATCGGCAAACTATCACCCAAATCCGTGAAATTCAAAACCCCAACCGCAGTTGTCGGGGTCAGAGGGACAAGTTTTCTGGTTAAAACGGCCCCGAAAAAATAG
- a CDS encoding glycoside hydrolase family 31 protein: MKKSGKRQALFGAVACLFLAPLTDAAAEVSVVGPVTDIKQLSQGNKKKIVFTTENAGACVVIPYAADLIRVRCHWDFTADEQWQTPDMAIAEKLENWPDFPVEFRDAGDNYYITTDQIQVEVVKKPNLRFNFKHPKDSYYYLSEGLRLEYDKEYVVFDEENTTYRGMKKSDMIPWWYKVRAVQKMPTDEVYFGLGEVPYPLKKGQGTHVQFWNADTFMWNEYKNPMYMSLPLMYGVRPANTEHPVFAYGIFFNNPARPVFMFGKEREHPRQSRFNLGHKNAQYSFEAGDGQIDFFFFGGGPQHSMKEVLNRYTRLTGQPTFLPKWAYGHHMSRWSYNQHEIYNLIEEHRQRNIPLDAVYLDIDYFDQSPADREYGKNDLHQLKFNRRWNPGAMFHHATSRNVRLIPLVEAWLSQTDPMFDHADSSKYFIQDEQGKSKLTNLYFGRVGWIDFTSWEARDWWKKEVRGFLDKYPFDGIWNDLNEPADEQDYNNDPLRLASRYAMSGHDFEWNDSRRWHHNVKNTYSLYETWLTYEALQEKYPEKRPFVLSRSAWPGIQRYALNWSGDNKATWEHLRINIKLGLNTMISGQVNFGHDVGGFVGEYDPRQPNSRHPTPELMTRWTQFAVLTPFFRNHSILGDYNNRQKDNREIYTYEQPYQEIMTESIRFRYRLIPYLYSLAYQSTETGIPMNMPKFFVFTKDTVTYDQKNDYDFMVGDYLLAAPVYHQGATERTVYLPKGTTWYDWYTDKQYSGGKTAQVAAPLKQLPLFVRQGAILPMGPVMQYVDAVQADHLDVHVWSGVSSEFTLFEDDGVSWKYKQGDYAKTTFSLNSSETGTVFTVQAREGQFDTERKVYTIIFHDVDKPSGVDKNDGKMQSFAGLEDLQANAEGFFYNAGVRRLSVKVGDKGGQITLRLN; encoded by the coding sequence ATGAAAAAATCAGGAAAGCGGCAGGCTCTTTTTGGGGCCGTTGCATGTCTGTTTTTGGCACCTCTGACCGATGCTGCTGCTGAAGTATCGGTGGTCGGACCGGTAACGGATATCAAACAGCTTAGCCAAGGCAATAAAAAAAAGATTGTCTTTACCACCGAGAATGCTGGAGCTTGCGTGGTCATTCCCTATGCAGCAGATCTGATTCGGGTACGCTGTCATTGGGATTTTACTGCTGATGAGCAGTGGCAGACGCCAGATATGGCGATTGCAGAAAAACTTGAGAACTGGCCGGATTTCCCGGTGGAATTTCGCGATGCAGGCGATAATTATTACATTACCACTGATCAAATCCAGGTCGAAGTGGTCAAGAAGCCGAATCTCCGCTTTAATTTCAAACACCCAAAAGATAGTTACTATTACCTCTCGGAAGGCCTGCGCCTGGAATACGATAAAGAGTATGTAGTCTTTGACGAGGAAAACACCACCTACCGGGGTATGAAAAAATCCGACATGATCCCCTGGTGGTACAAGGTTCGGGCTGTGCAAAAAATGCCTACTGACGAGGTTTATTTTGGTCTGGGGGAGGTGCCCTATCCCCTCAAAAAAGGACAGGGCACCCATGTCCAGTTCTGGAATGCAGACACCTTTATGTGGAATGAGTACAAGAATCCCATGTACATGTCCCTTCCCCTGATGTACGGTGTCCGCCCGGCAAATACTGAGCATCCTGTTTTTGCCTATGGCATCTTTTTCAATAATCCTGCCCGTCCGGTTTTTATGTTTGGTAAAGAACGGGAGCATCCCCGGCAGAGCCGCTTCAATCTGGGCCATAAAAACGCCCAGTATTCCTTTGAGGCTGGTGATGGCCAGATAGACTTTTTCTTCTTCGGCGGCGGGCCACAGCACAGTATGAAAGAGGTGCTCAACCGTTACACCCGGCTGACCGGCCAACCCACCTTTTTGCCGAAATGGGCCTATGGTCATCACATGTCGCGTTGGTCCTATAATCAGCATGAAATCTACAACCTGATTGAGGAACATAGACAACGGAACATCCCCTTGGATGCAGTATATCTGGATATTGATTACTTTGATCAGTCTCCTGCTGACCGGGAATACGGGAAAAACGATCTGCATCAGCTCAAATTCAACCGGCGATGGAATCCTGGTGCCATGTTTCATCATGCAACCAGTCGCAATGTTCGGCTGATTCCTTTGGTTGAGGCATGGTTGTCGCAGACTGATCCCATGTTCGATCATGCGGACAGCAGTAAGTATTTTATTCAGGATGAGCAGGGCAAGAGTAAATTAACCAACCTTTATTTTGGCAGAGTGGGCTGGATTGACTTTACCAGCTGGGAGGCTCGGGACTGGTGGAAAAAAGAGGTTCGGGGCTTTTTGGATAAATACCCCTTTGACGGGATCTGGAATGACCTGAACGAACCAGCTGATGAACAGGATTATAATAACGATCCCCTGCGGTTGGCAAGCAGGTACGCCATGAGCGGCCATGACTTTGAATGGAACGATTCCCGGCGGTGGCACCATAATGTCAAAAACACCTACAGTTTATACGAGACCTGGCTGACCTACGAAGCCCTGCAGGAAAAATATCCAGAAAAACGCCCTTTTGTCCTGAGTCGATCAGCCTGGCCAGGCATTCAGCGCTATGCCCTGAATTGGAGCGGCGATAATAAGGCGACCTGGGAGCATTTGCGGATCAATATCAAGCTGGGCCTGAACACCATGATCTCTGGACAGGTTAATTTTGGCCATGATGTGGGCGGGTTTGTCGGCGAGTATGACCCGCGCCAGCCGAACTCCAGGCATCCCACTCCCGAATTGATGACCCGCTGGACCCAGTTTGCTGTGTTGACGCCCTTCTTCAGAAACCATTCCATTCTCGGGGATTATAATAACCGACAGAAGGATAACAGGGAGATCTACACCTATGAGCAACCGTATCAGGAGATTATGACCGAGAGTATCAGGTTCCGTTATCGGCTCATTCCCTATCTGTATTCATTGGCCTATCAATCTACGGAAACCGGAATTCCTATGAACATGCCTAAGTTTTTTGTCTTTACCAAGGACACGGTAACCTATGATCAGAAAAACGACTATGATTTCATGGTGGGCGATTACCTGCTGGCTGCGCCGGTCTACCATCAAGGGGCCACAGAACGGACGGTTTACCTGCCCAAAGGGACAACATGGTATGATTGGTACACAGATAAACAATATAGCGGTGGTAAAACAGCACAGGTGGCTGCCCCCCTGAAACAGCTGCCTCTCTTTGTCCGCCAAGGGGCGATTCTTCCCATGGGGCCGGTTATGCAATATGTTGATGCTGTGCAAGCGGATCACCTGGATGTCCATGTCTGGTCCGGCGTATCATCCGAATTCACCCTGTTCGAGGATGACGGGGTCAGCTGGAAGTATAAACAGGGCGATTATGCCAAGACAACCTTTTCCCTGAATAGCTCAGAAACAGGTACGGTATTCACTGTCCAGGCAAGAGAGGGGCAATTCGATACTGAACGGAAGGTCTATACCATCATATTTCACGATGTTGACAAGCCGTCTGGAGTGGACAAAAATGACGGAAAGATGCAGTCCTTTGCCGGATTGGAAGATTTGCAAGCCAATGCAGAAGGCTTTTTCTATAATGCGGGTGTACGAAGGCTGAGTGTTAAGGTCGGTGATAAGGGGGGACAAATAACTTTGCGTCTAAATTGA